A genomic region of Betaproteobacteria bacterium contains the following coding sequences:
- a CDS encoding MaoC family dehydratase yields MARVVFGSIEELAGKAGQEIVVSDWLEVTQERIDQFADATGDHQWIHVDVERARRESPFGAPVAHGFLTMSLLSHFLNESLEFGKSKMGVNYGFNRLRFTAPVKAGSRLRARFKLKEFQRIEGGVQMIWDIVMECEGETKPVLVAEWVGRRYG; encoded by the coding sequence ATGGCGCGGGTGGTGTTCGGCAGTATCGAGGAACTTGCCGGCAAAGCAGGCCAGGAAATCGTGGTCAGCGACTGGCTTGAGGTCACGCAGGAACGCATCGATCAGTTCGCCGATGCCACCGGGGATCATCAGTGGATCCACGTCGACGTCGAACGGGCGCGCCGTGAATCGCCGTTCGGCGCGCCGGTTGCGCATGGATTTCTCACGATGTCGTTGCTGAGCCACTTCCTCAACGAGTCGCTGGAGTTCGGAAAATCGAAGATGGGCGTGAATTACGGATTCAATCGTCTGCGTTTCACCGCCCCGGTGAAAGCGGGCTCGCGTCTGCGCGCTCGCTTCAAGCTGAAAGAGTTCCAGCGCATCGAAGGCGGCGTACAGATGATCTGGGATATCGTGATGGAATGCGAAGGCGAGACCAAACCCGTGCTCGTGGCGGAGTGGGTGGGCCGGCGGTATGGCTGA
- a CDS encoding dihydrodipicolinate synthase family protein, producing MNTLHFEGVFPILATPFDDNENLDLESFDRLVRFIGALGVDGITILGVLGEANRLLDGERETLIRTAVAAAGSMPVIVGASHSGTRAARELSQMAEQLGAKAVMVTPHAEAVPNDDRIVEYYKTIADGVNIPIVAQDHPASTQVQMTAAMLLRIIREVPRVASIKEEAVPTAPKIRALAAGMKERKVPVLTGLGALYGLFDLEAGSSGFNTGFAFPEALTAMVRAARAADWKKVREIYARFLPLIVFEQQPGVAVRKEILKLRGAIGSGKVRHPGAALQPATANQLRKLLDALFPGQDLSRPVVV from the coding sequence ATGAATACACTGCATTTCGAAGGCGTGTTTCCCATCCTGGCCACGCCCTTCGACGACAATGAAAATCTCGACCTGGAATCGTTCGACCGGCTGGTGCGCTTTATCGGCGCTCTGGGCGTCGACGGCATCACCATCCTCGGCGTTCTCGGCGAGGCCAATCGCCTGCTCGACGGCGAGCGTGAAACCCTGATCCGCACCGCCGTCGCCGCGGCCGGGTCGATGCCGGTCATTGTCGGCGCCAGCCACAGCGGCACGCGCGCGGCCCGGGAGCTTTCGCAGATGGCCGAGCAACTCGGCGCGAAAGCCGTCATGGTCACGCCTCATGCCGAAGCCGTGCCGAACGACGATCGCATCGTCGAATACTACAAAACGATTGCCGACGGCGTGAACATTCCGATCGTGGCACAGGACCATCCGGCCTCGACCCAGGTGCAGATGACTGCGGCGATGTTATTGAGGATCATCCGCGAGGTGCCCCGGGTCGCGAGCATCAAGGAAGAGGCCGTGCCCACCGCCCCGAAGATCCGCGCTCTCGCAGCCGGCATGAAGGAACGCAAGGTGCCGGTGCTCACCGGTCTCGGCGCGTTGTACGGATTGTTCGACCTCGAAGCCGGATCGAGCGGATTCAATACCGGCTTTGCATTCCCCGAAGCCCTGACGGCGATGGTGCGCGCGGCGCGCGCGGCGGACTGGAAGAAGGTGCGCGAAATCTACGCGCGCTTCCTGCCGCTGATCGTATTCGAACAGCAGCCGGGCGTGGCAGTGCGCAAGGAAATTCTGAAATTGCGCGGCGCCATCGGCTCCGGCAAAGTCCGTCATCCCGGCGCAGCATTGCAACCCGCCACCGCCAACCAGCTGCGCAAGCTGCTCGATGCGCTGTTTCCCGGACAGGACCTGTCGCGCCCGGTCGTCGTTTAG
- a CDS encoding dioxygenase: MAERFPAVFISHGAPTLSIEASPAREFLSGLGQSLGKPKAILIVSAHWESGEAAVSAAARPETIHDFFGFPQELYRLAYPAPGAPELALRVSNLLGGKGIATHVHPTRGLDHGAWVPLLLMYPDADIPVTQLTVQPPLGTEHHFHLGEALRPLRDEGVLILGSGGATHNLYEFGRHRRDAPPPAWVTGFQEWLAHTVESGNTDDFLHYRERGPDAARNHPSEEHFLPIFAAAGAGNPEVAGRRIHRSHTFGILAMDAYRFD; this comes from the coding sequence ATGGCTGAGCGATTTCCGGCCGTCTTTATATCCCATGGTGCCCCGACGCTCTCCATCGAAGCCAGCCCCGCACGCGAATTCCTGTCCGGATTGGGACAGTCGCTCGGCAAGCCGAAAGCGATCCTGATCGTTTCGGCGCACTGGGAAAGCGGCGAAGCCGCGGTCAGCGCGGCGGCCCGTCCCGAGACCATTCACGATTTCTTCGGCTTTCCCCAGGAGTTGTACCGGCTGGCTTATCCGGCGCCGGGAGCACCGGAGTTGGCATTGCGCGTGAGCAACCTGCTGGGTGGCAAAGGTATCGCTACGCACGTGCATCCGACCCGCGGTCTCGACCACGGCGCCTGGGTGCCGTTGCTGCTGATGTATCCCGATGCCGACATTCCGGTCACGCAACTGACGGTGCAGCCGCCGCTTGGGACCGAGCATCATTTTCATCTGGGCGAAGCGTTGCGCCCGCTACGCGACGAAGGCGTGCTGATCCTCGGTTCCGGCGGCGCCACGCATAACCTTTATGAGTTCGGCCGCCATCGGCGCGATGCGCCGCCGCCCGCATGGGTAACCGGTTTTCAGGAGTGGCTCGCGCACACCGTCGAAAGCGGGAACACGGATGATTTTCTGCATTACCGCGAACGCGGGCCGGACGCCGCTCGCAATCATCCGAGCGAGGAACATTTCCTGCCGATCTTCGCGGCAGCCGGCGCCGGCAATCCGGAGGTCGCAGGCCGCCGCATCCATCGCAGCCATACCTTCGGCATTCTGGCGATGGATGCCTATCGCTTCGACTGA
- a CDS encoding 4-hydroxy-2-oxo-heptane-1,7-dioate aldolase: MDMHLNQLKRALRAGRTQTGCWLSLASHVSAEICASAGFDWVLVDTEHAPSDLQNVHHQLHAIAAYPVSTLVRAYWNDTVLIKRLLDLGVQSLLLPYVQSAEEAKRAVAAVRYPPKGVRGVSANSRANRFGRVKDYFAHANDEICLMVQVETRAAVAEIEKIAAIDGIDGIFIGPQDLAADFGHLGNPGHPEAQAAMADALTRIKKTGKVPGILAFAEADAKRWIEHGAQFVAVTSDQFLLVRESAAVAARFKT; this comes from the coding sequence ATGGACATGCACCTCAATCAGCTCAAGCGCGCGCTGCGTGCGGGCCGCACCCAGACCGGGTGCTGGCTGAGCCTGGCGAGCCATGTATCGGCGGAGATCTGCGCTTCAGCCGGCTTCGACTGGGTTTTGGTGGATACCGAGCATGCCCCGTCCGACCTGCAGAACGTGCATCACCAGTTGCACGCGATCGCCGCCTATCCGGTCTCGACCCTGGTGCGCGCCTACTGGAACGACACCGTGCTCATCAAGCGCCTGCTCGATCTTGGCGTGCAATCCTTGCTGCTGCCTTACGTGCAGAGCGCGGAAGAAGCCAAGCGTGCTGTTGCGGCGGTACGCTACCCCCCCAAAGGCGTGCGTGGCGTATCGGCAAACTCGCGCGCCAATCGCTTCGGCCGGGTCAAGGATTATTTCGCGCATGCCAATGACGAAATCTGCCTGATGGTGCAGGTCGAAACGCGCGCAGCCGTCGCGGAGATCGAGAAGATAGCGGCGATCGATGGCATCGACGGCATTTTCATCGGTCCGCAGGATCTGGCCGCGGATTTCGGGCATCTCGGCAATCCGGGACATCCGGAAGCGCAGGCGGCGATGGCCGATGCGCTGACCCGCATCAAGAAGACCGGCAAGGTGCCGGGCATACTGGCCTTTGCGGAAGCCGATGCCAAACGCTGGATCGAGCACGGCGCGCAATTCGTCGCCGTGACTTCGGATCAGTTCCTGCTGGTGCGGGAGAGTGCCGCGGTCGCCGCCCGGTTCAAGACCTGA
- a CDS encoding quinoprotein dehydrogenase-associated putative ABC transporter substrate-binding protein has translation MPTSKDAPTVRSPVPRSKRSSRRIGAALVALATVAGAAMAQDEPFEKPRALKICDDPNNLPFSNDKGEGFENRIAEILARNLDLPLEVFHYPQRINIVRNTIRYKLPNESEYRCDLLTGVPSDFTAVATTQPYFRSTYVLVYAKGRKLDVASVDQFLGLDKSVLPGLKIGVYERTPAVDWLKKHNLLDQAVPYRLLNADPNHYPGKIIDDDLVGGKIDAAVVWGPIGGYFAKHATSPELVVLPLKSEPGVRVDFGVSMGVRQGEKAWRSLVQQALDQSREEIARILQQYNIPMVNDRGEPIR, from the coding sequence ATGCCTACCTCAAAGGACGCTCCGACGGTGCGATCACCCGTTCCAAGGTCGAAGAGATCAAGTAGGCGAATCGGTGCCGCGCTGGTTGCACTGGCCACGGTCGCCGGTGCGGCGATGGCCCAGGACGAGCCCTTCGAGAAGCCGCGCGCACTCAAGATCTGTGATGATCCCAACAATCTCCCGTTCTCCAACGACAAGGGCGAAGGTTTCGAAAACAGGATTGCCGAAATTCTCGCGCGCAACCTCGACTTGCCGTTGGAGGTTTTTCATTACCCGCAGCGGATCAACATCGTGCGCAACACGATCCGCTACAAACTGCCGAACGAATCGGAATATCGCTGCGATCTGCTGACCGGCGTGCCATCCGACTTCACCGCGGTCGCCACGACGCAGCCTTATTTCCGCTCGACCTACGTATTGGTGTATGCAAAGGGGCGCAAGCTCGACGTCGCCAGCGTGGACCAGTTTCTCGGGCTCGACAAATCCGTGCTCCCGGGTTTGAAGATCGGCGTCTACGAACGCACGCCCGCAGTCGACTGGCTGAAGAAGCACAACCTGCTGGACCAGGCCGTGCCGTACCGGCTGCTGAACGCCGATCCGAATCACTATCCGGGCAAGATCATCGATGACGATCTGGTCGGAGGAAAGATCGATGCCGCAGTGGTATGGGGTCCGATCGGAGGCTATTTCGCCAAGCACGCCACGTCGCCCGAACTGGTGGTTTTGCCGCTGAAGTCGGAACCTGGTGTGCGCGTCGATTTCGGCGTGTCGATGGGCGTGCGCCAGGGGGAGAAGGCGTGGCGCTCGCTTGTCCAGCAAGCGCTCGATCAGAGCCGCGAAGAAATCGCCCGGATCCTGCAGCAATACAACATCCCGATGGTGAATGACAGGGGTGAACCGATACGCTGA
- a CDS encoding trypsin-like peptidase domain-containing protein, which yields MLKMFELVIAVGCCCTAAQGAPFDQAYWIAVSSGVVKVEVSRPNGGYSLGTGVVVDRGKVVTACHVLRGGARVAVLYAGVRHSAVARNTSAEHDICLLQVPLLEARPAVLRPASQLAIGEDVGAIGFSAGAGVHYAQGAVARLHRYDDGVVVQGSAAFTSGASGGGLFDADRRLVGILMFRMRGAGPQYFSAPVEWVAVGLGDNAGEAVDAEISGEPFWNRAPDRLPYFMRANILISEERWDELQTLLSQWKLDEPSSAEPVFLSGELDSRRGRTVLALTEYREAVARDPEHALAWNGLVRASMRSRDVDLARQAYGRLVSLSAVLSGRIADEFPEVLQ from the coding sequence ATGCTGAAGATGTTCGAACTCGTCATTGCAGTCGGTTGCTGTTGCACGGCGGCGCAAGGCGCGCCTTTCGATCAGGCCTATTGGATCGCGGTGTCTTCCGGCGTCGTCAAAGTCGAAGTCTCTCGTCCCAACGGCGGTTATTCCCTTGGCACCGGCGTAGTGGTCGATCGCGGCAAGGTGGTGACGGCCTGTCATGTGTTGCGCGGGGGAGCGCGCGTTGCCGTTTTGTATGCCGGTGTCCGGCACAGCGCCGTGGCGCGTAATACGTCTGCAGAACACGATATCTGCCTCCTGCAGGTGCCGCTGCTCGAAGCCCGGCCGGCGGTGTTGCGGCCGGCATCACAGCTTGCGATCGGCGAGGATGTCGGTGCGATCGGCTTCAGCGCCGGTGCCGGCGTACATTACGCGCAAGGAGCGGTGGCGCGTCTGCATCGTTACGACGACGGTGTAGTCGTTCAGGGCAGTGCTGCTTTTACTTCGGGGGCGAGCGGCGGCGGCCTGTTCGATGCCGACAGGCGTCTGGTCGGCATCCTCATGTTCCGCATGCGCGGTGCCGGTCCACAGTATTTTTCCGCGCCGGTCGAATGGGTTGCGGTCGGGCTCGGCGACAATGCCGGCGAAGCCGTGGACGCGGAGATTTCCGGCGAACCGTTCTGGAATCGGGCGCCCGACCGGTTGCCTTACTTCATGCGCGCCAACATCCTGATCAGCGAGGAACGCTGGGATGAGTTGCAAACCCTGCTGTCGCAGTGGAAGCTCGACGAACCGTCAAGCGCAGAGCCTGTTTTCCTGTCGGGCGAACTGGATAGCCGCCGCGGCCGCACGGTGCTGGCGCTGACCGAATATCGCGAAGCGGTCGCGCGGGACCCGGAGCATGCGCTTGCATGGAATGGACTGGTGCGCGCGTCGATGCGCTCGCGCGACGTGGATCTCGCGCGGCAGGCCTATGGCAGACTGGTATCGCTGAGTGCTGTGCTGTCTGGCCGGATTGCGGATGAATTTCCGGAGGTGCTGCAATGA
- a CDS encoding acyl-CoA thioesterase → MARQEFRFAHRLRVRWAEVDRQGIVFNGHYLTYFDVGITEYHRALGYPYPDGLAQHGTDLYVRKAEVEYHASAEYDDEVDVCVRVERLGRSSFDFRVEIHRADQLLVSGKVVYVNADPVARQSVPLPDFLRNAIKAFEHTAPAELNSAPA, encoded by the coding sequence ATGGCAAGACAGGAATTCAGATTCGCCCACCGGCTGCGCGTGCGCTGGGCCGAGGTCGACAGGCAGGGCATCGTGTTCAACGGCCATTACCTGACGTATTTCGACGTGGGGATCACCGAGTACCACCGTGCGCTCGGCTATCCCTATCCGGACGGACTGGCGCAGCACGGCACCGACCTTTATGTGCGCAAGGCTGAGGTGGAATACCACGCCTCGGCTGAGTATGACGATGAGGTCGACGTGTGTGTTCGGGTCGAGCGCCTCGGACGGTCCAGCTTCGACTTCCGGGTCGAGATCCATCGTGCCGACCAACTGCTGGTGAGCGGCAAGGTGGTCTATGTCAACGCCGATCCGGTCGCACGCCAGTCCGTGCCGCTGCCGGATTTTCTGCGCAATGCGATCAAGGCCTTCGAGCATACTGCGCCGGCCGAGTTGAACAGCGCTCCCGCTTAA
- the gnd gene encoding decarboxylating 6-phosphogluconate dehydrogenase: protein MQIGMVGLGRMGANMARRMARKSVHVAAYDVSPVARSALAQESGVTPHAELTALVTALPVPRVVWVMLPSGEITEQALQTLAKLLAKGDVLVDGGNANYKDSRRRAGWLAERDVGFVDAGVSGGVWGLDNGYALMLGGEKDAVAKVEQFAKILAPAPDRGWIHCGPAGAGHYVKMIHNGVEYAMMQAYAEGLSMMKAKSEFDLDLAAIAEMWRHGSVVRSWLLDLTADFLKNGQALESISPVVADSGEGRWTAIEAIELGVPAPVMSLALMARFASQGQDDYASKLLAMMRAGFGGHAVQPTKPK, encoded by the coding sequence ATGCAGATCGGCATGGTGGGCTTGGGACGCATGGGCGCGAACATGGCGCGGCGGATGGCACGCAAGAGCGTGCATGTGGCCGCCTACGACGTCAGCCCCGTGGCACGCAGCGCGCTCGCGCAGGAGAGCGGCGTCACGCCGCACGCGGAACTGACCGCGCTGGTGACGGCACTGCCGGTACCGCGAGTCGTGTGGGTCATGCTGCCGTCCGGCGAGATCACCGAGCAGGCCCTTCAGACATTGGCGAAGCTGCTCGCCAAAGGCGATGTGCTGGTCGACGGCGGCAATGCAAACTACAAGGATTCGCGGCGGCGCGCCGGTTGGCTCGCCGAGCGCGACGTCGGCTTCGTCGATGCCGGCGTATCCGGTGGTGTATGGGGGCTGGACAACGGTTACGCGCTGATGCTGGGGGGCGAAAAAGACGCCGTCGCCAAAGTCGAACAGTTCGCAAAAATACTCGCGCCCGCGCCGGATCGCGGCTGGATTCACTGCGGGCCGGCAGGCGCCGGGCACTACGTCAAGATGATCCACAACGGCGTCGAATACGCAATGATGCAGGCCTACGCCGAAGGTCTGTCGATGATGAAGGCCAAATCGGAATTCGACCTCGACCTCGCTGCCATAGCTGAAATGTGGCGTCATGGCAGCGTCGTGCGGTCCTGGCTGCTCGATTTGACCGCCGATTTCCTGAAGAATGGGCAAGCGCTGGAGTCGATCAGTCCGGTCGTCGCCGATTCCGGCGAAGGCCGCTGGACCGCAATCGAAGCGATCGAACTCGGCGTGCCGGCGCCCGTGATGAGTCTGGCGCTGATGGCGCGCTTCGCCAGCCAGGGACAGGACGACTACGCCTCAAAATTGCTGGCAATGATGCGCGCGGGCTTCGGCGGCCACGCAGTGCAACCGACGAAGCCAAAATGA
- a CDS encoding quinoprotein dehydrogenase-associated SoxYZ-like carrier, which produces MNTVRRTLSTLFLSLIVLTAAAADDSASPNTEIWRKVRADLFGDRPIMDGGAVGMVLLEMPARAADAAVVPLAIRVRPSQNDAPTKKLYVVIDHNPSPIAGIFEFGEGSGSPDLETRVRIEEYTWVRVIAERADGSLLVVQRFIKAAGGCSAPAGKSLAERLAGMGQMKWRIDPPADPSAPVSVQLMIRHPNNSGLAMDQLTHLYDPPYYVRNVRVTRGDELVFSADVDFSISENPAFRFTLRPGKGGALRARVTDSNERVFESSAP; this is translated from the coding sequence ATGAATACCGTGCGTCGAACCCTTTCGACCTTGTTTCTGTCGCTGATCGTGCTGACCGCCGCTGCGGCGGACGATAGCGCGAGTCCGAACACCGAGATCTGGCGCAAAGTGCGTGCCGACCTGTTCGGCGATCGTCCGATTATGGACGGCGGAGCCGTCGGAATGGTTCTGTTGGAAATGCCTGCGCGTGCCGCGGACGCGGCGGTGGTTCCGCTGGCGATCCGCGTCAGACCGTCGCAGAATGACGCGCCAACGAAGAAACTCTATGTCGTCATCGACCACAATCCTTCGCCCATCGCGGGAATCTTCGAATTCGGCGAGGGCAGCGGTAGTCCCGACCTGGAAACGCGGGTGCGGATCGAGGAGTACACGTGGGTGCGCGTGATTGCGGAGCGGGCCGACGGATCGCTGCTGGTCGTGCAACGTTTCATCAAGGCCGCCGGCGGTTGCTCGGCACCCGCCGGCAAGTCACTGGCCGAGCGCCTGGCCGGGATGGGGCAGATGAAGTGGCGCATCGATCCGCCCGCCGATCCTTCGGCACCGGTGTCGGTGCAACTCATGATCCGCCATCCGAACAATTCCGGCCTGGCGATGGATCAGTTGACGCACTTGTACGATCCGCCCTACTACGTACGCAATGTGCGGGTGACGCGTGGCGATGAGCTGGTTTTCTCCGCGGACGTGGATTTCTCGATCAGCGAGAATCCGGCCTTCCGCTTCACTCTGCGTCCGGGCAAAGGCGGCGCGCTGCGTGCCCGGGTAACCGACTCGAACGAACGAGTATTCGAGAGTTCGGCGCCCTAA
- a CDS encoding acyl-CoA dehydrogenase family protein — MNFEFSDKIKDLQKKLSAFMQEHVNPREARFFEEIAENRAKGNAWIPTRIVEELKPKARAAGLWNLWQPKDHGGALTNLEYAPLCEIMGRSSWAPEVFNCSAPDTGNMEVLLRYGTPEQRKQWLTPLHNGEIRSAFLMTEPEVASSDATNIQCRIERQGNEYVVNGRKWWSSGAGDPRCKIFIVMGKSDPDSADRHRQQSMILVPADAKGVKVVRSLSVFGYDDAPHGHMEVTLDNVRVPASNMLLGEGRGFEIAQGRLGPGRIHHCMRIIGQAERALELMCKRLKSRVAFGKPVVEHNLWHERIAESRLMIEQARLLTLKAAYMMDTLGNKEAKAEIAMIKVIAPNMAQQVMDWAIQAHGGGGVCQDFPLAMMYSHNRTLRLADGPDEVHRNQIARLELKKFEDAKPHR; from the coding sequence ATGAATTTCGAATTTTCGGACAAGATCAAGGATCTGCAGAAAAAACTTTCCGCTTTCATGCAGGAGCATGTCAATCCGCGGGAGGCGCGCTTTTTCGAGGAAATAGCGGAGAACCGCGCCAAGGGCAATGCCTGGATTCCGACGCGCATCGTCGAAGAGCTTAAGCCGAAGGCCCGCGCCGCCGGCCTCTGGAACCTGTGGCAGCCCAAGGACCACGGCGGGGCACTGACCAACCTCGAATATGCGCCGCTGTGCGAAATCATGGGACGGAGCAGTTGGGCTCCGGAAGTGTTCAACTGTTCGGCTCCCGATACCGGCAACATGGAAGTGTTGCTGCGCTACGGCACGCCGGAGCAGCGGAAGCAATGGCTGACGCCTTTGCATAATGGCGAAATCCGCTCGGCCTTCCTGATGACTGAGCCGGAAGTGGCTTCGTCGGACGCGACCAATATCCAGTGCCGCATCGAGCGCCAGGGCAACGAGTACGTCGTCAACGGCCGCAAGTGGTGGTCGTCCGGTGCCGGCGATCCGCGTTGCAAGATCTTCATCGTGATGGGCAAGTCCGATCCGGACAGCGCAGATCGCCACAGACAGCAGTCGATGATTCTGGTGCCGGCAGACGCCAAGGGCGTCAAGGTCGTCCGCTCGCTCAGCGTGTTCGGTTATGACGATGCGCCACATGGCCACATGGAAGTGACACTGGACAACGTGCGCGTGCCGGCTTCGAACATGCTGCTGGGAGAAGGCCGTGGCTTCGAAATTGCGCAGGGCCGCCTCGGACCCGGCCGGATCCACCATTGCATGCGCATCATCGGCCAGGCCGAGCGTGCATTGGAACTGATGTGCAAACGCCTGAAGAGCCGGGTTGCTTTCGGCAAGCCGGTGGTCGAGCACAACCTGTGGCACGAGCGCATTGCCGAATCGCGTCTGATGATCGAGCAGGCGCGGCTGCTTACGCTCAAGGCGGCCTACATGATGGATACCCTTGGCAACAAGGAAGCGAAGGCGGAAATCGCCATGATCAAAGTCATCGCGCCCAATATGGCGCAGCAGGTCATGGACTGGGCGATACAGGCGCATGGCGGCGGGGGCGTGTGCCAGGACTTTCCGCTGGCGATGATGTACAGCCACAATCGCACCCTGCGGCTCGCGGACGGACCCGATGAGGTTCACCGCAACCAGATCGCGCGCCTGGAATTGAAGAAATTCGAGGACGCCAAACCGCACCGCTGA
- a CDS encoding gluconokinase, with product MIVILMGVSGAGKTTIGRILSGKLGWPLFDADEFHSAASIEKMRNGIPLEDADRWPWLDRMNAMLRERDARGESVLLACSALKQAYRDRLSKGTAEIRWIYLRGEFELIRKRMEARKGHYMKAGLLESQFAALEEPRDALSVDIDDSPNSIADSILRRLQESPARKTGSDK from the coding sequence ATGATCGTCATCCTGATGGGCGTGTCCGGCGCCGGCAAGACCACCATCGGCCGGATTCTGTCCGGGAAGCTGGGCTGGCCGCTGTTCGATGCCGACGAATTTCATTCCGCCGCCAGCATCGAGAAAATGCGCAACGGCATTCCGCTCGAGGATGCAGACCGCTGGCCATGGCTGGATCGGATGAATGCGATGCTTAGGGAACGGGACGCGCGCGGCGAAAGCGTGCTACTCGCCTGCTCGGCGCTCAAGCAAGCGTACCGCGACCGGCTTTCAAAAGGGACTGCGGAAATACGCTGGATCTACCTCAGGGGAGAATTCGAACTCATCCGCAAACGCATGGAAGCCCGCAAAGGCCACTATATGAAAGCCGGCCTGCTCGAATCCCAGTTTGCCGCCCTCGAGGAGCCTCGGGATGCACTCAGTGTCGATATCGATGATTCGCCAAACTCGATCGCTGATTCGATCTTGCGCCGGCTGCAAGAATCACCGGCGCGCAAGACAGGTTCGGACAAATGA